From Oryzias latipes chromosome 3, ASM223467v1:
CGGAGCTGAGTCGACGGATTTCGGAGCGAGTTCCTCCTTCCGGCCTTCTATCCCTCAAGCACAACCTGAGGCCAGTGTCCCACCACCTTGGACTGGAGTCGGTTACTGCCACTGGACGCAAGGGGCGTGGGCATTGAGCCGGGTGCGCCACAACAGGGGGCGCACAGCTGGGTGCAGCTGACTTTGTGGGCTGGGCATGATCGCCCTTATGGTTTGGGTAACTATGTTTCGTGTCTTTTTAGAATAGGAATTTTAACACTTTCTAATAAAGGTTGTCTATTTCTTTAAAAGCAGTCTTGGTTTCCTGTGTCGAAGAGtcctgtgtttttggttttctgctgGCGGCATCCACGCTGCCACAGTTGTAATTCTGATGTCATGACAGTGATTTCACTCTGGATACGTCTCTGATCAGGATGAAATTTCTCCTGATTCCGTCCGTGCCTGCGTGCACGCGGGTCCACGCCCGTTAACGTCACCTTATGATCACGGAGCTAACGGCTGAGAGAAACTTCACAGCCCGGTTGAAGGAGTCCAACGCGGAGGCGGTCACGGACGGAGCAGGACCGGGTTGCCCCGTCCGGGCGGAGCCGCGGATGCTAAGCCTTAAGAGCGGAGGACTGGGGAGCAAACTTTTCTTATGACAGTAAACTCACAGTTCCTGATGTCGGAGATGAAGACCGCAAGGCCGCGCATGCCGTCCCCCTTAGACACCGCCGGCATCTTTGCTCGGTTAGTCCGACCTTCCTATGGCGAAGGGTTCCGGGAAAACCGCTCCGTGGTCCCGCGAGGAACttttgaaaaagttgttttgctAACCGGCTAAAAGCTAGCTCGTTCTATTTCCGCCTTCTTCTATGGTTGTAACGGGCGGTCGTCAGCAAACAGCCGTTGGGCGCCAAAACGCCCCCAACTGAACAAAGATCGTCTAGGATCACCGGAAGCCTCACTACGCACCCCTACCTCTACACAGCCACCACGTACAATTTTCGCATTTTCCCCGTATGAAAGTTCGGTTTTTCATGCGTGATAAACGTTATGTTTGTCATCCACGAATTAATTTTATCGTAAAATGTACGAGGAGAAAAAACCCAACAGGCAGCTGATTCTGGGATGTCAATCTGTGGGAAAGGAACTACACAAACCATCTTCCagtacataaaaatatattaagttttgcatttatttctcatgactgtttaatgtttttctcaaGCAAACTAAGTTAACAGGGCATATTTGTATTATGGGCTAGAGATTGGTTGCAAGGCATAGCCTCTCATGGCACAGTTGGGACTGGAGACCAGCAGGTGGCGATAGTGCGCTATTCAGCTGTCTGCTACTCGGCATTCTTACCCCAGAAGAAGGATCGAAATCAGTCAGTCCCCCTTTAGGGTTAGTAACAAAATACACAGCTTAGCCGATGTGCTAGCCACCGGGAGACCGGGGCGCCTCGGGTCCAAGGCCCGCTAAGATTCCCTTCCCGCTGTTTCTTCGGAGTTTGAACGAGCGCTTGATAGCTGCGGTTGGAAAAACAGAGACCACCAGCATCTCCGTCTGACCGGAGGCTTTCAGAGTCCGGGAGCGAGCGAGTCCGCGTCCAGCAGGTATGCAGCATGGCTACGGTAAACCCTGACGAACGGAACCAGGCTGAGCCTTTGAGGGTTTGTGGGGGGAGTACATTAATGCGTCAGGGGACTGATGCTTGTGGAAAGAGTCGAAAAACGACGAACATTTCCGAAAACGCCCGAATGAAGCAGCGAAGCCCCGTTAGGTTTCATTCAAACACCAAGAAACACCAAGCACTGGGGGGCGTGGTCAACGCTTGAGGACTTAGGGCGTGCCAAAGGAGTTAGTCGAGTGGGCGTGGCCAATGTGTACTGGGCCTGAATGTGAGCTGACACGGGTTAAGTGGTTCTAAACCTGTTTAAATGTATGCAGTTTTCTAAAAAACGAGCTTAAACTCCGCCTAACtaatgcagcagcagctttacATCTAAAACAATCTGAATAAAGTTagaactttattgatatttGTAATGTCCGTACCTGTGAGGTATGGAGTcctactgttcataattaaatacataaatatttaaataaattaatatgacCTCatacaaatacacaatcaaccaataaatatctcaaatatataaaaagatcatgaaattgtgaaaaacctgcacacagattatCAATTtgccattatattattaaatatatttcattttgctttaaaaacctgttcattattttaaaacagcattttaaaatattcattttaatcatgttgaatattataattctgtcttttttcagaacctcggatttcaaaatcagtATTTTCCGAAATTCtcgtttttatttcacattgctgtttttcagaatgacttatttatttcatgaagaggtTTTCCAGCATAATGactctgtcaatcagtgaaagtgggcgggatctaatcACACACTGGCTGATCCCTGGAAATCGACTAGTATTCCTAGATATCCGCTCTGCGGTGTtcgagtcagagagatgacattTTGCAGCGACATCTGCACGGCTTtggatcaaatagagacaaattatcagtctgctgcagaagatgcaaacatggacgactctgtttttctagtttgagggtttgtgtgggccaaaccacagaggagctccagtCGTCCACATCTTGAAGTCCTCCTctgaaacactcctcattcttacgccattcactcagagcTCTCCTTTGCTCTGCAGCTAACAGCTCTGCTGTCTGAGCTCACAGATCCAGTCTGACGTCACATCGTGCCTTACGCTGTGTCGGCTCAcgggaggcgagctggcggccagacagagtcagaccaggcagctgcacaaagcggaacaagcctggttgggcctcctgaaccttatgatatatttctattttcattgtgacaatgattataaaccaggtcctctgattttatttttccatctctgggaaaatgttgaacctttcctgcgatgacgtttctgaccgtggtcggaaaacgcagcggagatccggggtttgatttggggttcacttcccgttcggATGCCTTCAGAGCaggttaataaaagaaccagtctctgttctttggaggaaacatttttttactaatACTTTACCGGCGAACTGAgcaacagacccttaacttgcgctcacacacacacacacacacacactcttgcgctgcctgggcgctctgatttacacgtaatttaagacgtagtttgactgcaggagttgaagcacagactctctgggatgatctcatgaactcaaacatggaaacatgattaccaagtagaactcttcaaaataaatctgatctcttaACACTCTCCATGTGCATCCATGCTTTGTAAGTGAGATAAGCACAGGCActgctccatgtggctatcaggctaaaaacattagctggtagctcctcccacacatggtgcgttcatggaactccagttcatagaagcgtagtggaactccaacaaccacccAGACTAACTTAGGCCACTACTATAcgttcatgagaagatgaaagcCGCCGAACCGACATTAAAATCAACCGAATTAttcacactcgcccaaagccactttatCCGGAAATTTAGatccaaaactgcccaatttctggCAACACtttggatgtgttgaggtgcagactccccctagtgttaaggggtgtgcattgcgccgtcacgttAACTGAAACATCTTCCatcgatgtagtcagggtgctgctgctcatgtctgagtaaaggaatagccaatcacaaaagtgtctggtttgattgacagacagactcattctgctgaaaaacagcaacatgaaataaaaacaaaaacacttttggaaaatattgattttgaaatcagtttctgaaaaaagacagaattataataatgttcaacatgattaaaatgaatattttaaaatgctgttttaaaataattaacaggtttttaaacaaaatgaaatgtattgaataatataatatctaatttaaaatcagtgtgcatgtttttcataatttcatgatccttttatatatttataaagatttgttggttgattgtgtatttgaacgaggtcatatttatttatttaattatgaacagtgtAGGACTCCATAGTGGGGAACTGCCTTGAATGTGTTCATTGTTAATTTTTTAAGTCTTGTtgtaataaatacataaatgtcttttaaaaaaatcaattttatttcagGATAAGTTCTGCTAACCAGCACATTTTAAGGTGTTTCAAGAAGTTTTTTATACCTAATTCCAGCTGTTTAGATAAGTTTGGATGTAGACATTTTACTGAAACTGAGTCACTTTATTAACTTACGAATAACcctctttgctttttatttatttttaacaaatcttGAGTCTTGTTGAAAATGCACAGCATTAAACTGCTCAACCATTATTAAGACCAAAAACTGTCTCTGCATTTCTTTTCTACAACGGAGTATTAAGgccacagaaaaaaagtcatgagatttaaagtcgtaaatgtACGACTTTCAAACACgtacatttacaaagaaaaagtcataaatttagcTTATTGCTTTTGAAGTCATAAATATACGACTTTAGTATCgcaatttaacagttatgacttttttcctcatgggaggacaaacccctgcatgggatgtcccaccggaccataactgaagtggctgatatcaagaagtcctaccaatggctagaaagggctggcctacaggacagcactgaagcgctcatcctggcagctcaggaacaaaccctgagcaccagagcaatagaggctcagatctaccacaccagacaagacccaaggtgtagatctaccacaccagacaagacccaatgtGTAGatgtaccacaccagacaagacccaaggtgtagatctaccacaccagacaagacccaaggtgtagatgtaccacaccagacaagacccaaggtgtagatctaccacaccagacaagacccaaggtgtagatgtaccacaccagacaagacccaaggtgtagatgtaccacaccagacaagacccaaggtgtagatgtaccacaccagacaagacccaaggtgtagatctaccacaccagacaagacccaaggtgtagatgtaccacaccagacaagacccaaggtgtagatctaccacaccagacaagacccaaggtgtagatgtaccacaccagacaagacccaaggtgtagatctaccacaccagacaagacccaaggtgtagatctaccacaccagacaagacccaaggtgtagatctaccacaccagacaagacccaaggtgtagatctaccacaccagacaagacccaaggtgtagatctaccacaccagacaagacccaaggtgtagatctaccacaccagacaagacccaaggtgtagatctaccacaccagacaagacccaaggtgtagatctaccacaccagacaagacccaaggtgtagatctaccacaccagacaagacccaatgtGTAGatgtaccacaccagacaagacccaaggtgtagatctaccacaccagacaagacccaaggtgtagatctaccacaccagacaagacccaaggtgtagatctaccacaccagacaagacccaaggtgtagatctaccacaccagacaagacccaaggtgtagatctaccacaccagacaagacccaaggtgtagatctaccacaccagacaagacccaaggtgtagatctaccacaccagacaagacccacggtgtagatctaccacaccagacaagacccaaggtgtagatctaccacaccagacaagacccaaggtgtagatctaccacaccagacaagacccaaggtgtagatctaccacaccagacaagacccaaggtgtagatctaccacaccagacaagacccaaggtgtagatctaccacaccagacaagacccaaggtgtagatctaccacaccagacaagacccaaggtgtagatctaccacaccagacaagacccaaggtgtagatctaccacaccagacaagacccaaggtgtagatctaccacaccagacaagacccaaggtgtagatctaccacaccagacaagacccacggtgtagatctaccacaccagacaagacccaaggtgtagatctaccacaccagacaagacccaaggtgtagatctaccacaccagacaagacccaagctgtagatctaccacaccagacaagacccaaggtgtagatctaccacaccagaccagacccaaggtgtagatctaccacaccagaccagacccaaggtgtaggctgtgcaaagaggcgcctgaaacaatccagcacataactgcagggtgtaagatgctggcaggtaaagcatacatggagcgccacaatcaagtggctggaataatatacaggaacatgtgtgcagaatatgaactggaaaccccaaggtcaaaatgggaaacacctcagaaggtGGTAGAAAATGAGAGGGTAAAGAACTTcaagatccagactgataggatggtaatggagaaccaacagGACATtttagtggtggataaagaacagaggaaagccgttgtggtggatgtggcagtgccaagcggtgggaacatcaggaagaaggaacatgagaaactggagaaatacttTATATATATCCATCTAAAACTaagttttagaagaaaataCTCAATGACAAAAGAGAAAAGGACAAATCTGTAGAAGTAACTTTAGCTTTGTGCTTCTTTAAACCTGGACTGTTGTTGATCTAATCAAGTCTAGAGACGTTTTGTTAAACTGTGTCATTCTTTTGTAAATAGTTCTGAGCTTAGATCTGTTTGGACCTCAGGACTGCAGGATGTGGAATCCGATCCGACCCGGACCTGTGGTCTAGCGTCTGTCCTCTGCTAATTCAGCGTCATTAGCTTTGTTCAGCATTGCTCGTACTTTGAGTATTGttgagcttttttaaaatgttttgcattaaattgtttttatttgagtgttttttgcatttatttgtgTCTGGAATTAAATCTTGTTTCTTTCATGCtaagttttagttttaaatcatttcttcttttattctgTTCATGTACCATTTGGTGCTTCATTCtgcattttgttcattttctatgTCACTACTTTAGAGTTTTGACCTGTTTCTACACACTTGATGATCAGACATGTGCATTCActctctgtttgtgtgttttctcctCCAGACCTGCAGCAGACGGCTCTCTGATAGCGAGGAGGTTCTGTCCGGCCTGCAGACTCCAGCATGGACCAGGAGACGCAGACGCAGACGCCTCCTCCACGACTTCAGAGGGAGAACGTCGGCGTtttccaggaggaggaggaggaacttTCCCTGAAGCAGGAACCGGAAACTCCGGAGGAAAGCGAGCCGAGTGAAGCCGAAGAAAGCAGCGATGAGGGTTCTGAGCGGCAGGGGAGCAGCCAGAACCGGCTGTGGGTCCAGAGAGGAGGCCGTTCAGGTGAGGAGCTGCACCTTTGAGGAGATGTCGTGAGATATTCCAGAAGGTTTTTGGTGGGGAATCAATAAATGTCCTGTACCTCTGTGTGTTGAGCTGACATTCCAGAAGGTTTATGGATAAAGTCACTGAATTTGGtgcaaataaaacataaaatctgcagttttaaactatttttaaagttaaaaacaacaaatgtaaaatttgtCGTTTGACATTTTCCAAGCTGTTGcatcaaagtttgtttttatgcaacGATGATGATAAATTACTGGGTACTTCTTTAAATCCTTCTGTCTCTATTTAATCAGAAATTCAGTTTCACCGTCATTATCACTTTTATTCAGCTAATTCATTTAGATTTTAATCTTTTGCTTCTAATTCAGAGAAGATAAAACGATCTTTAACCGATCAATTCAGATGATGAAAATGGTTTTATGAAGCAAACGCTTGGTTTTCTGATTTAACAGGGAACGTTTGAAGCTCATGCTGTGGAAAAAGTAACTAAGTAACTACAGGTTTATTATAACTGATGCATGAAAGGAGTATTTATTATTAGTTACTCTGATGTCCGAAGGCGGCTGGAGATGCGGATGGGATCAAATCCGGATCCGTTGTCAGAATAACAAACTACTGTCCACACAAAAAGTTAAGGTGCTCTCAATCTTTATGTCGTTTTAAGGCAAAATGTGGGGAAAATGCCCCCATTGAAAATGCTGTGGCAGGTAAGCAGCCTACAGTGCAGCAGCATGGCAGCCAGACATCACCAGAGGGAGCCTCCATCTTGACAACAGGTCCTCTTTTATAGGTGGTTGGCTCCACCCCCTtaccaaacaaacacaattaatcatttttcttcaaatgtagaATCATGTTTGTCCTTTAGTTGGTCCTGGTTGGACCCTACAGAAACGTGTTCCGTGTCTGAATGTAGCGGTTCTGTCACGCGTGTGTGAATCAGAGGCCGACTTCAGTGCCGTGTTTTGGGGTTAGGATGACGTCTGAAGGCAGAAGCTGCCGTCCTCTCagctcctccaccaaagaccctGAATCCTGGATCTGAGCAGTGGTGTGTCTGTTTTTTCAGGAGAAATGTAGTCCAAATATTGATGGTTCCGACTGTAGTTCCATATGAACTGGAAGTGAAGAGTCTGTGTGAACTTCTGACGATTCTCCCTCCAGGCCTGCAGTGGAGCCACGCCCACGAGGAGACGCTCGACAGCGACCAGCAGCTCAGTTCTGAGGAGGAGCCAGATCTGGTGGTGATcaaggaggaagaggacgaTTTCTTCGTGGATCAGGCGGAGGAGCAGGTCCGACTGAAGCAGGAATTTGGGACTTTTACGGTGACCCGACCCAATGAGGAGAACGACCACAGCGGCCCAGAACCGAGTCGTGCTCGGCTCCTTTTCGGCTCCTCCTCTTTGGCCGAGAGGAAGGGCGAAGGAGGACGCAAAGACTCTGTTCCAAACAGGGTCACCGTGGGAGACCCGTCACGTAAACAAAACTCACAAACAGGTAAACAGGTAAACAAAGCCCCCGGCAGCTCTGCTGGACCCGCCCCCACCACCCAGAGCTTCAAACACTACGACGCCTGTGGGAAGTCGTTTTTATGCGACAAGTGCGGAAAAGGCTTCAGGCAGCAGGGCCATCTGAATTCCCACATCCGGATCCACACAGGTGAGAAGCCTTACCTGTGTAAGACCTGCGGGAAGAGCTTCTCGCAGTCCTCCGTGTTCAGGAACCACATCATGATCCACACGGGCGAGAAGCCCTTTTCCTGCAAGATCTGCGGGAAGCTGCTGCGCTACAGCAGCAGCCTGACGGGCCACATGAAGATCCACACGGGCGAGAAGCCCTACGTCTGCAAGGTGTGCGGCAAACGCTTCTGCCACAGCAGCGGCCTGGTGTCCCACACCCGCAGCCACACCGGCGAGAAGTCCTACTCCTGCCAGGTCTGCGGCAAATGCTTCAGCCACAACAGCACGCTGCTGCGGCACACGCGGACGCACACGGGCGAGAGGCCCTTCCCCTGCCAGACCTGCGGCAAGCGCTTCAACAACAACAGCCACCTGACCATCCACATGCGGACGCACACCGGCGAGAAGCTCTTCTCCTGCGACGCCTGCGGGAAGAGCTTCAGCCACGGCAGCACGCTGCAGCGCCACGCCCGCATGCACACCGGGGAGATGCCGTCTTCCTGCAAGGTCTGCGGGAAGCTGTTCCgctacagcagcagcttggCCAGACACATGAAGATCCACGCCGGCGACAAGCCGTAGCTCCGCGGCGTCTGTGGGGCTACAGGTTCTTGCTGGTGTGCGTCCTCACGTGCAGGGAACGCCGGGGTTGTCCCACGGCCGGCGTTCGCCGGCCGTGGGACAACCCCGGCGTTCCCTGCACACCAGCGAGAACCTGTTTGCCTGTGACGCCAAGCGTTTCAGCGGCGACTCGCCAGGCAAGGAGAAAACATGACATCTTAACTTCACAAAATCTATTAACAATAGGAGAAAGTGATGtggcagaaccagaaccaggatCTGGTCTTAATCTGGATTAACAGGAAATCCTCATAAGGGCGACGCTTCGCCGCAGCCTCACAGATCTCTGTTTTCGGAtgtgtttgtgctgtttttacgCTCTGGGACTGTTTTTCCTCTGTACTTCATGGATGCTCCGGGGTTTCTCCTTCCTGCTCTCCCATCTTTACGGTTATCAGCAAAGGTAGCAGAGATTTGGGATTATCAAGGTGGAGCAGTTTTGGTGGAAGGCCAATGTGGAGAGAGTTGCAGGATCTTCTTCAGGATCCATAACTGCTGCCAAAACGACAAAcatttccttcttcttcttcccatCGATGATCCGTTGTTTTGCCGTTTGTCCTCTCTGGTTCCGTTAGACGTTTTTCTCTCCGCCGTCGCCTTTTGCTTCCTCGTTCCGGATCTCAGGACGTCGTCCTTTGGGACAGCTGGACTTGGAGCTTCTTCATGTCTGACTGAACTGATCTGAAGAAGGAACGATAAAGATCCGCCTCCAACCTCAAGAATGGAGTCCTGTGAAAACCGACCACGAATCTCCACAGATTAAGATCATCTGGATGGAATTAAACTGTAAACCGGTCTAAGAAGGTGTTATTTCCTTCAGATGTAGCTGCATTAAACATGCTAACAACATGATTGTGacaaacgctttgaaaatgcaATTCAACCTCTTGAATTATGAAGGATCCTAACATTTAATGGTTGcagaaagttttttcttttttaagtgagATGTTCAGACTCTAGTGTCTAAATGAAAACACTACTAGAAGAAAGTTTAACTTTGAAAAGCTCTCATTATCTGTTACTATAGTTTAGCTTTTTATCCTTTAGGTTTAGTAAACAGTTATTTTGTGACTGAGAACCAGAACATTAAAGCTAAAATGAATCTGTTGGAGCTCCGTGTGTTTAATGCGATGGAAAGTTCAGATGCAACAaagaactttttctgtttttgttttttatgctttGGCTGAACAGAAATCAGCTTTAAGGACAGAAACATTTCTGACACCTCCTGTGGGGATGAAAGGAAAGCCTTGAATGGGAGGGGCCAGAGTTTGATCCGCCCACCTTCATTAGCGTTTTTGTTCGTTCTGACTAAATGGATCTGATGGAACCAGagtagaaatgaaaacatcAGAACCAGAAGACGCTCATGCTCCTCATTCATCTGGAACCAGCCTTTCCATGTCTGACCTTTAACCTGCTGCACATCCTTCTATCCGTTTCTCTGCCTCGCCTGAACACACCCACCTCTCCTCCAAGACCCCATACGACCTTTTGTTTGACATTTGCTACCTGCACCTTGCACTCCTGTCCGCTCAGTGTCCCATTCTCTGAACTTCTTCATTCTACCTCCAAGTCTCCTGATCTGCTTTTATTGTTCCAGATGAAACACCAAGAACCTTCTACTGCCATACAGTTGGTAACGTTTCTGtaaaatgtaatcatttttttttacaaaccacCCCTAACTTTTGTTCTGTCATCACTAAAGTGCCAATCATGCGGGtttgctgccccctgctggtagCTTCTTCCTAGTTCTATATTTTACGACAACCCTTTCGGTTTGACGGCAGGTCGTCGTCATAACAGCGACCAACAtggcggctgctgctgcgggtTCAACGGAGAGCCGGGAAAGTTCGGCGGCGGGAGACGGCGTGGCTTCTCCCCGAGACCGGCCCGTTTGCCTGCTGGTTCTGGGTATGGCGGGTTCCGGGAAGACCACCTTCGTTCAGGTGAGTGACGGACCGGCGTGGCGCGCGCCCGGCGGCGTCTTTTCATCCTCCGTCACCGTCTATGTGCTGAAAGCACATCTGTGGTCCCATCTCAACAAACGTCCTGATGGAAACGATTCTGGGTTTGAAATGTTAATTCGAACGAGCGAAAATAACCAAGAAATGGGCGGAAAATGTCTGAATATATGGAGGAATTTGAAGCCAcgtgagaaaaataaaagaaaatcgaAATTCCAAGTAGTGAAGTggaaaaagtggagaaaagaGTCGTAATCTGCTGCAGTACTAGGCTATCATCACTACTCATAAGCATAACTACTACAAAAAACTACTTAATTATCAAGTGCCCCGGATTTAGAGctgatatgaataaagtttgaattgGAGATGTTTATGAAGCGATTTTTAGTCTGACCAAATATGGATTTGAAATCAAATTTCTTGTTTGGTTCCACCTGATTTAAAGGTTTCAGGCTAACACTACTGTTCATAAATTGACAATATAAAAAGACGTTTCGATTCCAAGCTGCTTCCTGTCTGGTTCTCACCTTCATGGCGTTTCCCGCAGAGGCTGACGGCTCATCTTCATTCCCACAAAGCTCCTCCTTACGTCATCAACCTGGACCCGGCGGTCCACGAAGTCCCCTTTCCAGCCAACATCGGTGAGGAACAGTCTACTTACTGGACACACACCCTCTATCCACACAGTTTCACACAGTCCTGCTATGGTTTTTGTAACACACAACATTTAAAGACCAGGAAACTTTGTCAAAGATTTTCAGAAGAAAACCTGAAAGGTTTCTGGATTCAGACACTCTTGAATCCTGGAGTTGAAGAGAAGAAATGTTTCATCGACGTGACGGTTCCTTCTGTGACTGAAATAATCACTGTTTGACTGTTTCTCTGTTCTTAAAGTagaaaaagacgtttttttttttgttttttcagtttgtgtttAAGTCCTTCGCATGTTTGGATTCTGTTCTCATGGATGTTTTCCAGACTTTTGTCTGAGCAGCACAAACCACGCACTGCTAAAAGCACCGGCAGCTCATATAAACCTATGTCTCTATGGAAAAAGTAAGAATattcttgattctgattggctgctgggtgtggaataaaaagtgataaccgcacacctaaaaaagaagttccggtcacatagcttaaatgttctaacTAGTCCAATttatgtagttaaaaaaaagtgatccaaatggaaaaacaccacaagaatGAAGAAGTTAAAACTGATTGAAAATTCATTTCTT
This genomic window contains:
- the LOC101165129 gene encoding zinc finger protein 501-like, whose amino-acid sequence is MDQETQTQTPPPRLQRENVGVFQEEEEELSLKQEPETPEESEPSEAEESSDEGSERQGSSQNRLWVQRGGRSGLQWSHAHEETLDSDQQLSSEEEPDLVVIKEEEDDFFVDQAEEQVRLKQEFGTFTVTRPNEENDHSGPEPSRARLLFGSSSLAERKGEGGRKDSVPNRVTVGDPSRKQNSQTGKQVNKAPGSSAGPAPTTQSFKHYDACGKSFLCDKCGKGFRQQGHLNSHIRIHTGEKPYLCKTCGKSFSQSSVFRNHIMIHTGEKPFSCKICGKLLRYSSSLTGHMKIHTGEKPYVCKVCGKRFCHSSGLVSHTRSHTGEKSYSCQVCGKCFSHNSTLLRHTRTHTGERPFPCQTCGKRFNNNSHLTIHMRTHTGEKLFSCDACGKSFSHGSTLQRHARMHTGEMPSSCKVCGKLFRYSSSLARHMKIHAGDKP